TTCTTACTTCTTTGTGTAAATGGAACAATATGTAGTACTTCATTCCCATCATATGCAATGTATGGTCATCATTATCATGACACATTGCTAAGTGCAGAAAGTTCCTTTCCTTGTAGTCTAGTCCTAAACAGTCTAGGTTGCCATGTAAAATGAGTAATTATTCAAAATCCAGTTAAATATTGCAAGTTACAAAAGCTTTGTGTTATGTTGAAGTTTGTTAGGAGGAAGAGTCTATATATAAACTTAAAAGGTTTGTAAAGTAAGGGGTGTTTCACTTTGTAAACACCAGTGAGGCTTATGGTGACAAAAATCGATAGACTCTGATCCTATATATAAACTAAAGTCAGACTATATTGGTTTTTCCAATTAAAATTTCTTTTCCCATGCACCATACTTCACGCACGCCCTCCACATTTCCAATTTTACcttattttgattatataatccgaaccaaTTCTAGAACATTTcgggattatataatttgaatcttCTAAAAACTCAGAAAACACCTACAAATTTCCCTAGTTCATGAAAttcttttttgttatgttttcgtctttttcttcgttttttcAAGTGTTTTCCTTCTTCGCTTTAGTCTTAGGACTTGGGACAGAATTTCCACAACTTGTAACGTCTTCATAGGCTTCTTGAATTTCATTCCATGTCTTCCAAAACTTCCATGAGGTTTCTTGCTTTGCGGAATTACATGACTTTTCACTAAAAGactttatttaaaaacattacaaaatttcCCTTAAATTACGAGCAACTTCTCTAAAACTCATCTTTATTGACTCAATTAACTACCAAAATGATTGAAACTCATCAAGTAACAAAATAGctcaaatcttaattttttgcACAAATTTTTAGAGAACATATCTTTTCAAAGAAGTTTCTAAGATCAAATTTCATTTCATCTTGAGGCTTGACTAACTTACCATTTTCATGCAAGCAGGACAAGCTTATAGTATAGATTATACTCTCAACCACACTCTTTTCAAAGATACATATGTGTATCTTCTAAAGCAAGTGGAGCTAGTCACATATGCCCACTTCAATCGTCACATGAATGTAGTTCTTGTTCTTGACATAgtctaaaaaaacattcaagATCAATATTATATACACTTTAGAGGTCGTTTTAAAGTTATAACGCGATTTATTTTAATATGGGATATATTTAGGAAAATATGATGACAAATCAACTTGAAGTTAGACTATACCCTACGGATCCTTAAACTCTAAAGTATTACCAACCTTTCATTTTTTAGGCCAAAACAAAATTGGATTCTAGCagaactgttttttttttaccaattttttACTCCtgattttctatatatatatttttttgtgcaGACCcactttttttggttttatctacattttttttgttataatagaaaaattgaaagatattTGGCTAGATTACGCCATCTGTTGTACACGTGGCGGATATATTTTGAGTTGAGAAAGTTCGGGAATTTTGTAATTTCCATTTCCGCTTCTTCTTCGGACTTTGTTTTCATTGATTCTTCTGAGTTCTGACTCTGCTTCTGTTTCGTGGTTCACCTTTTTGTAAGTTTTCATATTTTACTCGCATTCCTATACGatcttgaaattcatcaaattagGTATAACTTATTCAAATTCATCCATTATTTTCAGTTTCTCTTATCTTCAGAATTAATCAGTACTCTTATTTGTGCTTATTTTGCTCTTTCAAAATtaaaccttagatgcttttttCAAAAACTTCACTATTGTTGTGATATGCTAGCTTTATAGTAGATTATTAGGTTAGCATGtcctttttaaaagaaaaatttaattaaaatattctcAAATTCGTTTGAGTGTTTCACTTCAAACACttgatgttagaattaattTGTTAGCTGTTTTTTACAagaaattattttgttaatttaattgatCATAGTTGTTtacaaaaaatacaattcaataatattatacaagtataattctattttattaacAACCTCTTGCTGGCGTTTTAACTGTTTCAAACTCAGTAGCACAGACACTTTTATACCAAAGGCGTGTCTGATGTCCGACATGACACACTAGGacatgtggttacattcaataattttattttctcaaattattatgggtcaagggcactggttaaggaatctaTAAATAGAAATTTATGTCTTGGAAATATAAGCTGTCACTttttattaagtaataattacattactttttaataaaaacttacttcatttggtgcttaaccaatgccccagGGGCCCTGGTTAACATTCTCCTTATTGACGTGTCAGTATCGTGTCCTGGTTTGTGTCGCTGCTTCAGTTGCATCGAGTTTTTCATGCTTGTACTTCAGAAATCTATGGCTTGCTTTCTTCCAATTGCAGGTGAGTAACTATATAGCTATAGATAAAGTTCATGCGTGGACTTGTTGCATTTCTACTGCTGCGTGCGAAAAACAGATTTAAGCCGGTGTACCAAGTGAATGGATCACAGGGTATGTGCAATCGCTTTGATTTCTATATAAATTGCAATGATCATATTGATTCTGAGTTTGTTAGATAATATAGTTTTTACTGTTAGATACTAGTTGGAGTGTTGAACAATGGGAActtttaaatataagaaaaatattaaaattttgtacttgaaacaacattttgttttgaaatgatattttgcaTTAATATAGGTATATTGGCACctaagaaacaagaaaaagatgaaTCTGGCGAGATGGGGCTAGCTACTAAAGAGATGAATGACCCAATAGTCGCCCATAGCCGGCCTCCACCACTTCCTCCTGTTATAGGATCGTTGGTTGCACTCTCGTTGTTGGATACATGGTGGAACCGCAGCACCGATGAGGACAGCAAGTGATGTGAGATATCATAGCCTCTACTTAAATATAGTCTTAGAAATAAACATCGCAGCACTGAATGCGTAGCTTAGCAATCGTATCATGAAGCTCCATAGCTTTATGTAGCTATCTAGTAGTGGATTAAGGAAAGGTGCTACAAGTATATTGTAAATTTTCATTATCCATATTAGTATTGCATGAGGTCTTCGTAAGAACCCTGCAGGAACATGCATGTATGTTAATGGATATTTTTGGGTTGATTTAGAGTCAATGAAAAACCTATAAACCATGTTTAACTCACATTCAGCTGCATTTGGAAAGTCATCAAACAATGAAGTCATGGTCTTCAACACAGTCTGAATTTCTCAAGAGGAAACAAACACCAATTGAATCAatccaaaagaaaagaaaagtacaAAATTGGATATTATGTATAAGAATTACAACACTTGAAAGAGTTAGGTTCTGTTTTTGGAGTTACCAAAACTATGCTTCCAGGTTTGACTAGTGATTCAATAAATATCTCAGCTCTCCTGAATTCAATTATATAGTGAGTA
Above is a genomic segment from Medicago truncatula cultivar Jemalong A17 chromosome 5, MtrunA17r5.0-ANR, whole genome shotgun sequence containing:
- the LOC120580509 gene encoding uncharacterized protein; its protein translation is MRGLVAFLLLRAKNRFKPVYQVNGSQGILAPKKQEKDESGEMGLATKEMNDPIVAHSRPPPLPPVIGSLVALSLLDTWWNRSTDEDSK